The Oxyura jamaicensis isolate SHBP4307 breed ruddy duck chromosome Z, BPBGC_Ojam_1.0, whole genome shotgun sequence genome window below encodes:
- the YTHDC2 gene encoding 3'-5' RNA helicase YTHDC2: MTGDSTLSTVTHVIVDEVHERDRFSDFLLIKLRDVLQKQSNLKVIISSAALDANLFIRYFGSCPVIHIQGRPFEVKEMFLEDILRSTGYTNKEMVKYKKEKQREEKQQSTLTEWYSAQENSSKPESQRQRSVPNLSEEYNLMDDGGDTVFNQLTEKDANCLEPWLIKEMDSCLSDIWLHKDIDSFAQVFHLILTENISVDYRHSETSATALMIASGRGFLSQVEQLISMGASIHCKSSNGWMALDWAKHFGQTEVVDLLESYSASVESGNLDESSLVQSSGNDLVAEDRELLKAYHHSFDDEKVDLDLIMHLLYNICHSSDGGAILIFLPGYDEIVSLRDRILFDDKRFADNAHRYQVFMLHSNMQTLDQKKVLRSPPSGIRKIILSTNIAETSITVNDVVFVIDSGKMKEKSFDALSCVTMLKTVWISKASAIQRKGRAGRCRPGVCFRLFSRLRFQNMLEFQTPELLRMPLQELCLHTKLLAPTNCPIVDFLMKAPDPPPALIVRNAVQMLKTIDAMDTWEDLTELGYHLAELPVEPHLGKMVLCAVVLKCLDPILTIACTLAYRDPFVLPTLASQKRAAMLCRKRLTAGTFSDHMALLRAFQAWQKARSDGWERAFCEKNFLSQATMEIIIGMRTQLLGQLRASGFVRARGGADIRDVNINSENWAVVKAALVAGMYPNLVHVDRESLVLTGPKEKKVRFHPTSVLSQPQYKKIPPANGQAAAVQALPTDWLIYDEMTRAHRIANIRCCSVVTSITVALFCGPARLPRNALQEPSSLRGDGVSNDNSDSEMEDEATSNSALLKLDEWLHLKLDSEAAGLLLQLRQKWHSLFLRRMRAPSKPWSQVDETIIKAIITVLSTEEQSAGLQQPSGIGQRPRPMSSEELPLANTWRSTSGRKSSAETELSNDSSNAEKVLMKSMPPAFQPKKCKEKNTLHSKRTSDDRSDQSSARSTDSSSYPSPCASPSSTISGKGSKSPSPRSNMPVRYFIMKSSNLQNLDISQRKGIWSTMPNNERKLNRAFWESSMVYLIFSVQGSGHFQGFARMSSEIGSEKSQEWGSAGLGGVFKVEWIRKESIPFQFAHHLLNPWNDNKKVQISRDGQELEPQVGEQLLQLWDHTPLAEKTQLS, from the exons taCAAGGAAGGCCTTTTGAAGTTAAAGAGATGTTTTTAGAGGACATTTTACGAAGCACTGGATATACAAACAAAGAGATGGTAAAGtacaaaaaggagaaacagcGAG aagaaaaacagcaaagcactCTTACTGAGTGGTATTCTGCTCAAGAAAATAGTAGCAAGCCAGAATCTCAGAGACAAAGATCTGTTCCAAATCTATCTGAAGAGTATAATCTGATGGATGATGGGGGTGACACAGTATTTAATCAACTG actgaaaaaGATGCGAATTGTCTTGAACCATGGCTAATAAAGGAAATGGATTCTTGTCTTTCTGACATCTGGTTGCATAAAGATATTGATTCCTTTGCTCAAGTGTTCCACctcattttaactgaaaacattaGTG TTGACTATAGGCACAGTGAAACCAGTGCAACTGCACTAATGATTGCTTCAGGGAGAGGCTTCCTGAGTCAAGTAGAACAACTGATCAGTATGGGAGCAAGTATCCACTGCAAATCATCCAATGGCTg gatgGCTTTGGACTGGGCTAAGCACTTTGGGCAGACGGAGGTTGTTGACCTGTTGGAATCCTACAG TGCATCAGTGGAATCTGGAAATCTGGATGAAAGTTCCCTTGTTCAGTCAAGTGGTAATGACCTTGTAGCAGAGGATAGAGAACTGTTGAAAGCTTATCATCACAGTTTTGACGATGAAAAGGTGGATCTGGACCTGATTATGCACTTACTTTATAACATCTGTCATAGTTCTGATGGTG GagcaattttaatatttcttcctgGATATGATGAGATAGTTAGCTTGAGGGACCGTATTCTTTTTGATGACAAGAGATTTGCTGACAATGCTCACAG ATACCAAGTTTTCATGCTTCATTCAAATATGCAGACTTTGGATCAGAAGAAAGTGCTTAGAAGTCCACCTTCTGGTATTCGCAAAATA ATTCTTTCTACTAATATTGCAGAAACCAGCATCACAGTTAATGATGTTGTATTTGTTATTGACTCAGGCAAGATGAAAGAG aaATCTTTTGATGCACTGAGTTGTGTTACAATGCTAAAAACTGTGTGGATTTCAAAAGCTAGTGCCATCCAGAGAAAAGGCAG ggcTGGACGCTGTCGACCTGGAGTCTGCTTCCGTCTCTTCAGCAGGCTCAGATTTCAGAATATGTTGGAATTTCAGACTCCAGAACTTCTACGAATGCCACTTCAG GAGCTTTGTTTACACACAAAACTGCTGGCTCCAACTAATTGTCCAATTGTTGACTTTCTTATGAAAGCTCCTGATCCTCCACCGGCTTTGATTGTGAGAAATGCTGTGCAGATGCTTAAG acaATAGACGCCATGGATACTTGGGAAGACCTCACTGAACTTGGTTATCATCTCGCTGAATTACCAGTAGAGCCACACCTTGGTAAAATGGTGTTGTGTGCTGTTGTTCTGAAGTGCCTGGATCCCATTCTTACTATTGCTTGTACTCTTGCATATCGAGACCCTTTTGTCCTGCCTACACTGGCCTCTCAGAAGCGTGCAGCCATGCTGTGCAGAAAACGTTTAACTGCAGGAACGTTTAGTGACCATATGGCTCTTCTCAGGGCTTTCCAg GCGTGGCAGAAGGCACGGAGTGATGGCTGGGAGAGAGCCTTCTGTGAGAAGAACTTTCTTTCTCAAGCCACCATGGAAATCATCATAGGAATGAGAACACAATTGCTTGGTCAGCTTAGAGCTTCAG GTTTTGTCAGAGCCCGAGGAGGAGCTGATATCAGAGATGTTAACATTAACTCTGAAAACTGGGCTGTAGTTAAAGCTGCCTTGGTAGCTGGGATGTATCCCAACCTAGTACACGTGGACAGGGAAAGCCTGGTTTTGACGGGaccaaaagagaagaaagtgcGTTTTCATCCTACCTCTGTTCTTAGCCAGCCTCAGTATAAAAAG ATTCCACCAGCGAATGGGCAAGCTGCAGCTGTTCAGGCACTCCCCACAGACTGGCTTATATATGATGAAATGACAAGAGCTCACAGGATAGCAAATATCAGATGTTGTTCAGTTGTAACATCTATCACTGTGGCACTCTTCTGTGGTCCAGCTAGGTTACCACGTAACGCTTTGCAGGAGCCTTCATCCCTTCGAG GGGATGGGGTATCTAATGATAACAGTGATAGTGAGATGGAGGATGAAGCAACTTCTAATTCAGCACTACTGAAGCTAGATGAATGGCTTCATCTCAAACTGGACTCTGAG GCTGCTGGTTTGCTGTTGCAACTCAGACAGAAGTGGCATAGCTTATTTCTGCGTCGTATGCGAGCTCCTTCTAAACCATGGTCTCAAGTTGATGAAACGATAATAAAAGCAATCATAACTGTTTTAAGTACTGAAGAACAGTCTGCCGGTTTGCAGCAGCCTTCAGGAATTGGTCAGAGGCCAAGGCCTATGTCTTCTGAAGAACTTCCTTTAGCAAATACATGGAGGTCAACCAGCGGTAGAAAAAGCTCAGCAGAAACTGAATTGTCCAATGACTCCTCTAATGCTGAAAA AGTTTTAATGAAATCTATGCCTCCAGCATTCCAGCCAaagaaatgcaaggaaaagaaCACTTTGCATTCCAAACGAACATCAGATGACAGGTCAGATCAATCATCAGCGAGGTCTACGGACAGTAGTAGCTATCCTAGCCCATGTGCTAGTCCTTCTTCGACAATATCTGGAAAG ggttcCAAATCTCCTTCCCCTAGATCAAATATGCCAGTTCGGTACTTCATAATGAAAAGTAGCAACCTGCAAAACCTTGACATTTCTCAACGGAAAGGTATATGGTCTACAATGCCAAACAATGAACGAAAACTAAATAGAGCTTTCTGGGAGAGCAGCATGGtttacttaatattttctgttcaagGATCTGGACACTTTCAG GGATTTGCCAGAATGTCTTCTGAGATAGGGAGTGAGAAAAGTCAAGAGTGGGGATCTGCTGGCTTAGGAGGTGTATTTAAGGTGGAGTGGATCCGAAAAGAAAGCATTCCTTTTCAGTTTGCACACCATTTGCTCAACCCTTGGAATGACAATAAGAAAGTACAAATAAGCAGAGATGGCCAG GAGCTGGAACCCCAAGTTGGAGAGCAGTTGCTACAGCTTTGGGATCATACTCCTTTAGCAGAAAAAACTCAACTGAGTTGA